The following is a genomic window from Tachyglossus aculeatus isolate mTacAcu1 chromosome 19, mTacAcu1.pri, whole genome shotgun sequence.
TGCTTTGAACTTCAACGATGACTTCCCCTTGCTGGAAAAAAGACGGATGTTGCCCGGGGAACCTGGCCAGTGACCTCTCCTTTCATCCCCCTGCAGCGTGGATGGTGAAATCTGATGAGGAGGGATTGGATAgattcccccccacacacccagaAGAACGGCCCCCGATACGAAGCTTTCTGAAGACCCCCTGGGCATGTCGCGGTTAGCTACGGGCCCATCAGAGTGAGTtccagagggattgtgtccaaagggattatcttggatctgccccagcgcttaatactacagtgcttggcacacagtaaatacttaacagatactgttcattattattagcattgttacttttattattattaatggcggTAGTAAGTGGGAACTTTGAGagcagtatgggcagggaatgtgtctggtatagtctaccgtactctcccaggtgcttagtacagtgctctggacacagtaagcactcagtaaatacaatggactgactgacacGGTGTGgactgtggaaagagctcagactagggagtcagaagactgggcttctaaccctggctcctccacttgttttcatcattattggtatttattgagcccttttttttaaacggtatttgtttagcgcttactatgtgccaggcactgtactaagcactggggtagatacaagctaatcaggttggacacagtccctgttctctatggcgctcacagtcttaatcaccattttacagatgagggaaccgaggcacggagaaggtaagtgacttgcctatggtcacagcagatgagtggcagagccaggattcgaacccaggtctcctgactcccacgtccgttttctttcctttaggccacgctgcttctcagtgtagagcactgtactatacacttacctgctgtgtgacttcgggccacacactttgtttctctgggcctcagttcccttatcagcaaaatggggattcaatacctgtccttcctcctatttagactgtgagccccatgggggaccagattatcttgaatctactccagtgtgtagcacagtgcttgtcactcattatgggcagggagagtgtctgctaattatactctatcgtactctccgaagtgcttagtacactgctctctgtacatagtaagcactcacaaaataccactgattgattggcaagtagtaagcacgtaataaacagCGCAAttattgtctctgccccagcgtttagtacagtgcttggcacataagtgcttaacagataccataataaattATCATGACTCTTTCCATACTGCCACAGTGTGGGGGCCCTGAGGAGAATACGACCTGTGTGGGAAATGACAGCTAATCAGGGAAATCCCCCTGGAGGAGGGGGACTTTGAAAGAGGCCTTTGAAGcaaggaagagctgtggtctgtcggaTTTGGCAGGGAGAGGCTTgtcgtgagcaaggggtcagaggctgAAGAGGGCAGAGCGAGAGAAAAGAGGAACAGGGCGAAGGGTCATTTATGATTCATAGATGGGACAACTGGAATCTAGGCCACCATTATGCCTCGTGCTTTTCCCTCTACCTGCTCTCAAAATACCGCTGGGAAATGTCAACTCAGCTGCCTTGTGAGCCTAGAGAACTTTCTGGATGTTGGTCAAAGAAGGCCAGGCCCATGGAGATGTGGCATGCCTAGGATCGAAACGCCCAACAAGGAATTGAGACACTGTGTGCTCAACTTGGGGATAATACTCCTTTCCCGTACCTCAGCCATACCGTTCAGCGGGcaggggaaaggggtcagcggatCCGGAAGCCTTTTCCAGAGCTTACTGGGAAATTTCCCCGTCGGCCAGGCTGCGGGAATTCAACCGCACAGGGGCCTGGACGCTGTTTGGCCTAAACCCCTGAACTTACCACCAGGTTTCCCAGCTCCGAACGACCCTCATCCCCTAAATCAGACTCTCAGGCCTCGGGCTCCCCCGGATGATGACATATAATCCTAGAGTATCTTTATTTGTTCTATAATTTAATAATAGTACACCTATAAAATAATTACATTATACTTATAGcttttcttcatttataaaacaAGGACATTTAAATACAGTTTGAACCGTTATAAGGTAAACTTCATTTTTACATACAAATAACCTCAGGAAGGCTCTGCATCTTGCAGCATATGGTATTGCTTTCACGGATACGCGCCCGGCCTCGGGGTAGGAGGAACTGTGAGGGAGAGAGTCCGCAAGGGTGGGTTGCGGCTGTGTGTGGCgtggttgtgtgtgtgcatgtgtgtgagagACTTAGTGTTCCCCAGAGAGGCCCGGTTGCCTAGAGCGGATTATCTCCGAAGGGAGACCTGTCCGTCTGTTCATCGCCGCCAGTAAGACACAGCCGCATCAGGTTTTTCGGGCTGAACTTTCCAATGCCAAGAACGACTTGTGAGGATTTGCACTAAGCGCCGAATGTCAGCTCTGGAGCCAGGGGAGAGCTCTCCTCACCCCATCACCCAGCCCCGTGGGGATTTTAATTTAGCGCTTTCTAAGGCCGCTTCAGGGCTCAACTGCCTGTGCCAGTCACCTCCGCGCTCCTGAATCCCGTTTCTCCTAGGCCTCGAGACAGCGGGCGTGGGGAGGAACTAAGgccggggctgagagggggaaggggggattaGGGAGGGAGTCAGGCTACAGAGCGGCCACCCGTCCCCTGCTCCCGGCCCCCGCCTTCCAAACCGGTTAGAACCTCGTCCATccggtcttctgtgtgactcggGGCCTGTTGTTTTCTAGGGCTCCTGGGTCCCAACACTAATGGCTTATCACTGGGTGGGTTGGAAGTGGGCGTCCCTGTAGAGGCCTCTAGCATGATGGGTTTATTTTGGTGGGCCGTCTCGAGAAGCCCTCCACACCAGGAGAGGCCCCTGGAACTGGGGTGTGATGATTCTTAAAGCCCCATCAGAGGGGAGATGTCGGTTCCATCCACGAGAATCTTCGATAGGATTCTCCCAGATAAGGCCTTCAGGCCAAAACACAGATTCAGGCTCACACCTCTGAAACATTTCTGGTGCTCCTGAGCCCGGAAACATCAAGTACTCTGTGGCCCATTTGCCCAGGATTTGGGCCCGTGGATCTaatctcccacctccacctcctgctcctccctgggatatctctccccccatcccccccacccctccccaacctgGGACTTAGGACTCCGAGTTTTCCTTGGTTttaagagtttaaaaaaaaagaaaacgctCCTTCTCCTATTTAAACATCTTAGTAGTTGAGGCAGCTTCGATGCTTCAGGGTGACCTCCAGTGACTTTCCAgattcccagccctctccccgggcccctcggcttgagggtgggggggagggcatcGGCACCCCACCGGAGGATGTGGTGTGGAGGGTTGCTAGGCAACAGGAGCCCGGCCCTGGTCTCGGACCGATCCTGAGCTTCGCTCCCACCTCAGAGGCCCAAGCGACACGTGAAACAATACATGGATAGGGCGAGAATAATACTTCTTAACAGCTCTTTTACTACGGGTCGATTATAAAACCAGCATGAACAAAGAGACCCTCTGTGTCTAGGCTGCAGCTGGGGCTGGGATAACCCAGGAGGGGCTTTTGGGGAGTGGCGGTGGGGTGGTGATGTCCTCCCGTCCGCTGTCCTGTTGGAGGCCTTTGGCCTCCTCTTAGCTCCCACCGCAAGTCAGACGTTTCCATCTCCCacaccctctctgcctcccccgccATCCACTAGTGTCCGGCCCCCCGAATTTAGAAGCAGAAAGCAGGGCCCCCCCCGGCCTGAGTTTCTttggggggagcagaggggggtCACGGTCGGAGTGTCGGATCCAAGATTCCTTTTCCACACAGTGGAAATGATTAATGCTGGACTGAAAAGCACGTGGCTTTCGGTGTCCCCTTCCAGAGGATGGGGCTTGGGGCCAAAGACCACCAGTCCGGGGCAGTGGGGACCGCCCCCtcttgtgggggtggagggggtggggaagggcccTCGGTGGGAAATGGGGTACGGTCCGGCGACAGCAGCGAAACCGACGGGAAGGAGCGAGGGGGCAACGGAAAGAGGCCTTAATGCTGAAGGGGCGCTGCTCTGGGGGCGGCCGGGAAGGGGGCGAAGCGCTCACTGCTTATCCGAGTCACTGAGGTTCACTGAGATACAGCGGCACTGTTTGACCTTCTGGATCTTCTTCAGTCGGAAGGGCGGGTCGAGGCCCGGGCATTCGAGCTCGACCAGCACGGAGGCCAGCCTCTGCGGCTTGCAGAAGGCGCAGGACTGGAAggactcttcctccttcttgacATGGCGGGGGATGTAGAAGGAGTTGCACTGGCCGTAGCAGAAGCGGTTGAGGACCGTACGGCTCCGGCAGCCCTCCTCGCTGACCGTCTGTCTTAGAGGCTGGGTCTTGCACCAATCGCTCTTCAAGTACTTGCGCTCGGTGACTACCAAGGCCTCTTGGCTGGAGGCCAGGACCTCCTTGACCTGGTGTTGCCAGCGCTCCGAGttattgccccctcctccccctccgccgccgcccccgtCCTTGTAGGGGGAGGGGATGGCCCCCGCCGGGCGGCTCTTCCGGGCCTCAGACGCCCTCAGCAGCACCACCGCCAGAGTCAAGGTCAGCCGGAGTCTCCAGGTCATCCTGCAATGAGAAGGAAGATCAGTTATCAGTCTGCCGGGGAGCCCTGACCTCCCGCtggaccctcaaggagcttacgttctaCCCGTCGATTAGTCAGTCAGGCGATCGtccctgttgagcacttactgtgggcggaggactgttctaagcacttgggaaagtccaatataccaataaacagacacactccccagcCACGACGAGTTTggaggcttactctgtgcagaacactggaataagcactagggtgagaagcagagcagatgggtcgatagagcccaggccgtggggtcagaaggacgtgggttctcaccccagctctgccacattgctgggtgaccttgggcgagtcagttcacttctctgagcctcagttccctcatctgcacaatggggattaagacggtgggccccatgtgggacacggactgttaaGCTTGTATTCTttccggtgcttaggacagtgcccggcacatggtaagtacttaacaaattccacagttatcattattattattctgcttcacACTTCCAAGCATTCAGGACAGTGCACTCCACTCAGTAGGTACTGAAAAAATACCTTCAGAACTATCGCTGCTGAATGCTCTCTGTCTTTGCTTCATCTAATGCAACTACTGTATTTTTTTGGATCATTTATGTATTTGTTCATTTGTCCTGAAGTCACCTTCCCATCTCCCGGCTTGACGTCAGAGTCTCCAGGAGGCGAAATGTCCGTCTGCTCCATTGCAAACTCTGAACAACACCTGCCTAGCCAGGGGCCACCTACACAAAGGTATTTCATCCATCTTTTTGTTTGCTTGGTTGACAGTGAAAAGGGCAGGTAGATCTGAGATTCAGCCACAGGTGGAGCGAAGATTGGGTCTGATTTAATTACCTttcatctgccccagagcttagcacagtgtttggtcaGATAGCAAACTCTAACAAagaccagaagcagtgtgacctaataataataatagtggtatttgttcagtaataactatttgccaagcactgtattaagcacaggggtgggtacaagcaaatcaggttggacacagtccctgtcccatatggagctcacagtcccgatccccattttacagctgaggtaactgaggcccagagaagtgaagttattttcattcattcaatcgcatttattgaacgcttactgtgtgcagttgggaagtacaagttagcaacaacttgattttgcctcaggtcacacagcagacaagtggcagagccgggattagaactcatgaccgtcggatttccaggcctgtggtctatccagtaCTCCTTGGTGCTTCCCTAGTgtctagagcactggcctgggagccagagggaactgggttctcatcccagctctgccacttgtctactgtgaaacCTGGGGCTAGTCAgttcattgctctgggcctcagttacctcatctgtaaaatggggattaagaccatgagccccatgtgggacatggactgtgtccaacttgatcagtcggtatctaccccagtgcctcatatagtgagtgcttaacaaataacaaataccagaaaaacacacacacacaattctcaGGATTTCCTGAGGGGATTGGAGATCTGGGTAGTTGAAGTCCAAAGAAGTggacagaggaaagggaaaagttgAACATGAGTGAATGggtggaggtaggatggggagaagatGATTTTCTAAGTCttttgagggagggaagggaggagcagaTGGAGTTGTTTAAAAAGTTCTTAAAGAActtctcgcccatatcctgctttCCATGCATGCCCTTACATATGAAAACAGTCACACTTCCAACTGGCTCACAGCAAACTTTAAATATTAGTCCCCTGAAGTTTACATGTCTTATTATATTTGGTGAGTGATTTCGGATTCTCTGGGGTCCTTTAAAAGCTTTTCAGTTCAGTTTTAGTAATTTCCTTTATTATTAACATTCTGAGTAAACATGACCCAAAACTTTGGAAGCCCCAGCAGGAAAAAGTTACAGAATCCAGTTTCTCACATCAGTCACAAGCCAATAAAAAATTCCCAAGCCAGTAAAAGCTCCCCTTTGCCTCTCGGATGGGTCAGATAATCCCTGCGTTCATTTTCTCCTGATCTTTTGCGGAGTCAACACTGACAAACTGTCTTCTGTCTCAACTGGGGCAAATAAGTTTTGAGATCCCAGAGCTGGATTTGGTAGATAATAGCACACATCTCTAGAGCACTCTGTGAATCTGCAAATCATTTGGAAATCATCTTTGGAAGTCATTCTTTACAGGAAATGGAAGGTGATTGAAGCTGAAACTCATTTCTCCCTGGGGCTctacttctcccctctccttgtctgtctgtcgttctctcgctctctctttatatatatatatatacacacacacatatattctgtCTTTGCAtgcctcttttttctcttttctctctgtctctttctctctctgtatctcccttcaatctgtctgtctctcttctttctgtttttctgtttctCCCCTAACTCTtttctctcagtctgtctctgtgtcactttcattttctctctttctcttctctctctctgtatctctcttctctctgtttgtctcttctctctcattttctctctgtctctctttctcccctctgtaGCTCTTTTATCTCAGCCTGTCAGTCTTTATGTCTCTACtcgttttctctctttctctgcttctctctctctctatgtatatatatctcttctctcggtctctctctctctctctctcgttttctctctgtctctttctctgttttctctctgtctctttctctgcttctctctttgtatATCTCTTCTCTCAGCCTGTCTCTCCGTGTCGCTTCTTTCTCTTgttttctatttctctctctgtgtATCTCCCTTCTCTCAGTCTGCCTCTCTGTGTGCTTCTTATTTCTCCAgtttttctctccatctttctgtttctccctctgaattctctcttctctcagtctgtctccttctgtgcttcttctttctcttgttttctctctgtgtgttttcctctctgtatctctctctcttctctcagtcCCTCTCTGTGTTTCTCTTTTCTTGCCATCCCTTTGCCAATGAATCCGCGGTATatatcgagcacttcctgtgtgcagagcactgtactgagtgcttgggagagttcaatacaatagcgttggtagacatgatccctgctctcaaggagcttacaatctatctttCCGTCTCTCTCCGtgtccctcctttttctctctctctgagtctctgtctACCTCCTTATCTTTCTCCCTCATTATCCCTTGACAGTAACTCCcaaacactgtgagcctgttgttgggtagggattgtttctatttgtggctgaattgtactttccaagagcttagtacagtgctctgcgcacaataagcgctcaataaatacaattcaatgaatggcCAAGGAGGGTCAAGGAGGCAATGGACCTGTCCTAGCACTTAGCTTACCAAAGTCTCCTGCTCAGATGGCAAAGGATTAGAGAACCAAAACTAGCTGGGAATCATGTTTAGAGTTAGGGTCACACCCAAACCTCCAAGCAAATTAATTTCTCAAGGAAATATGGCCAAGGGAGAAGTGTCATGCTTTCCCCTCATCCAGATCACCCGGCCGATGTCCTCAATGGGTCACTTCCCCAGAACTCCATTTTCTACCCCACTAATTGTGTCCGTAGCACGTCTCACCTTGATTCTGTAGGAGGTGTTTGCAGTctaggacaatcaatcagtggtatttattgagcacttactgcatacagagagcactgtgcaaagtgctcactattgtactgtacaatagagttggcacacttgccccttgcccacaaggagcttacagtctattacacAATCTATTgttcaggagaaggaggggaagcagggcccaATCATACCTGATGGGTGTTTCAAAATACTCTCTTCCTCATGAAGGAAGTTTGGGGGAAACTTAGGTATTGaagtcactctccctccctccccatcttctcaaTCCTGAACTTGGAAGCTTAATTGCCAAAGGAGATAGGGGCTGACACACCCTGTCCAGgtgtatgtgcatatgtgtgtgtgtatgtttatataattctatttatttataatgatgcctgtttacttgttttgatgtccgtctcccccacttctagactgtaagcctggtgtgggtggggattgtctctctgtattgtctctctagactgtaagctccttgtgggcagggaacgtgtctatcggctctgttgtgttgttctctctcaagcgtttagaccagtgctgtgcacacaataagcactcaataaatactgttgatttatgGAATCAATTAAGAGCATTAACAGAAATCTAACTGTAAAAGAAAGTAAAAGATGGAAAACTTTAGCCACAGGTAGGAACCAAGGGCCTTAgaaacaatcactcaatcaatgatatttactgagtgcacagagcactgtactaagcgcttgggagaatacaatataactggtggtggacatgtttcctactcagaggagcttagagtctagtggaggagatgggcattaaaagaaattataaaGGAGGAACATTAATACCAACATGGAAGTAGAGTGTAGAATGACCTTGGCAACTCAAGTGACTCAGAAGAATGGGCTTTCCACTGATTCATCTACTTTTCCAAGCGACACTGCCCGATTGGAAGACCAAAGCCCACTTTCTTCCAGGAAAGGTTCATTTCTTCTTGGAAGAGTCAGACGGTGTCCACAAAGCAACTCTCCACctcagaggaaatgaagactggcATCAATTTCTCCTGTTCCTGAACTCCAGGTGGGTCATTGAGCAGAATGATTTTTGTGTGCTTTTCTCCCAGGGTAGGGGGACAATCTTTAGGTAATGGCTTCCAGGGTACTGTGGGTAGCGATCACTTCCCCTGCTttatccctcctctctctctactgtaagctcactgtgggtagggattgtggtctactaactcagttatactggactctcccaagcatttaactcagtgctctgcacacagtaagcgctcagtatatatgattcattgattgattggctgatcccTAAATCTGGGCTCTGACTAGTGAGTGAGTATGAGCAAAGGGAGGACCACACTGGAATGGGAATTTGGAAATTTTGCTTTCCATTCATCTAGTTGCCCAGGCTGATGTCCTGAGTGAGTCACTTCCCAGGGATCCATTTTCTCCTTGATGAATGGGATTCACGGTACTGCCCACTTCCATTCTATGGggacttcatcgtcatcatcataattgttaagtacttactaagtgccaagcactgaatgaagcactaGGACAGAAAAAGAAAATTGAACACAGTTCTTTTCctgaatggggttcacagtctaaggggaagggagaaagaggtatTGTgctgctattttacagatgaggaaactatctcagagaagcagtgtggcttagtagaaagagcacaagcatgggagtcagagattatgggtttgaattccagctctgctacttgtcagctgtgtgactttgggcaaatcacttcacttctctgtgcctcagttacctcatctgtaaaacggggattaagactgtgagccccatgtggggcaacctgattacctagtatctaccccaccacttagaacagcgcctggcccatagtaagcgcttaacaaaacacaaaacatcataaaacaaaacaaaaacaacaacaaaacaaaagccatgatcccttcccacagggagtttacaatctagaaggagaaacagactTTCACCACACCCTAATTCCCAAACCATCTGATTAAGGCTGAATTCCCACGTCCTGGAATTCTGACTTGTTCTCCAAGCCCCTGCTTGGAAGTTGGCCTATATTTCTGGACCGACGAGGAATGTTGGTCAACAACTgccatttttttcctttgaatCCTTTCAGCAAAGAGGCATCTTTAGCTTTGAATCCAACTTCCTGCCCCATGCTGAATAGATGCTGAATATAGAGTTCCATCGCCTCTCGTTCACTGGGTTggctccatctcctctctcttctgaCCGAGTTTTAAAAATGCTCAGACACCTAATGAGCCCCTGGAGAATGGGGAAGTCCGACGCGCTGGTAATTTAATTAAAACAATAAGCCCCTTGCTATAGCCAGTCTGTACTCTGCCTTCTTTTTCATCCATATTGACACTTGATGCTAATACAGATGAATTAGAAGGCCAATGCAGTGGCCTCGGATGAAGGAAATAAACACTATTTGCAGACATCTGAGAAGCTGAAAACCATGTCGACGAATCTGGATTTAATTATAACAAtttggggggaggaaaagagggtattggggatttaataatgatcacacaaacacacaaaaaacgtGCAGGATGGTGATAGCTTTCTCTCTGACTTCTGTTCTCTGTGATAGTTGCCACTGGAGATCAGACTTCCAAAAAACAGGTTCACGCGCTAGTTTTCTGAAGGCAAAGTTGGAGacatagcttggcctagtggtagagcgtggatctgggagccagagggcttgggttctaatttcagctccaccacttgtccgctgggtgaccttaggcaagtcactttacttctctgtgccacagttatctcatctctaaagtgaagatgaagactgtgatcctcatgtgtttcagggactgtgcccaacccgattgtcttgtgtctacacctgcacttaatacagtgtctggcacctactaagcactcaacaaataccactcattattattaggttcctTGGGAAGACAGAGCCACAGTCTTATCTATCTTCCTCCTTGGAtgtcccttcttctcccacttataTTTATGCTTCTCTATTATGCCCACTTAGAGCTGTTGATCTTCCTCAATGCTCCCCTTGAAATGCATGCAATCATATCCTCGTTTTGAAAAACCAGTGACTCAACCCTCTTACTCAAAGAATAAAGGTGACATGAATTGGACTGGCGTGGGTAAATAGCATAGGACTGACTCCTGGAGGAAATAAGGAATTGGGGTAGATTTCCCAactgtctgtaagctccttgtgggtagactACAAATGAACcatgctctattgtattgtattcattcattcattcaatcgtatttattgagcgcttactgtatgtagagcactgtactaaacgcttgggagaatacagtgcaacaataaacagtcacattccctgccactctcccaaatgcttagtacagtgcactgcacatagtaaacgaagcagtgtggctcagtggaaagagaacaggctttgaagtcagaggtcatgggttcaaatcccagctccaccaattgtcagctgtgtgactttgggcaagtcatttaactgctctgtgcctcagttaccttatctgtaaaatggggattaagattgtgagccccacgtggggcaacctgattgccttgtattcccccagtgcttagaacagggctttgcacgtagcaagcgcttaacaaataccatcattattattattatcatatgctaccagaatgattgcaagtagaagtggggcattctgagagagaggtgtccatggagtctctatggatAGAAGACGACTTGTCAGCGTAAGACAAGATTTAATTCTCCTGCTGGCTAAATTGAGATCACGTTAATACCAATGCAAGAACTCTGCTCTCCAAATATACTTCCCAGTCCTCTCTCCTACAGGAAGGCAAATCTGGGGCACGTTCCTAGAATGTGTGAATGGCAAATTCCCATGCAGCAGACTGTTAGAGTCAAGGAGAAAAGGCTTCCCCACTCTTAGGAGTTCATCGGGTAATGGTGTGGAAAGAATTTGGGGTAGAACCGATGTTATTTCATTTAATGCTGTGTGGGAACTGGTTTAAAGAGGGACCAATGGGCCAGGAAACAGATGTTCTACAGAACTAAAGTTGTTTCAAACAATATTGAggtgggaggtggatgggctatgTGATGTCCTGGAGTTGTGCCAGAGgccgctgttgctgctgctgctgctgcttgggaAAACTAGTGGAAAATTGGGATCTCTGGATAACATCACTGGAAGGTAACGCAGACCATGTCTTGGTTCAGGGGAGAGTGGCCTTGGAAAAGCAGTCCACAAAGGGATTTCCTGATTTCCTAAgcaccgggaagcagcatggcgtagtggatacagcccgggccttggcatcagaaggtcatgagttctaatcccagctcctccacttgtctgcggtgtgaccttgggcatgtcacttcacttctctagacctcagtctcCTTTTAGgtgggattaaaccctactccctttacgtgggttgtgagccccatgtgggacagggacagagtccaacctgatatcttgtatcttatccagggtttactacagtgcttaataatcataattaaagtacttgttaagtaagtgcttgctgtgtgccaagcactgctctaagtactgggcgagatagaatttaatcaggttggacagagtcattcattcattcaatcatatttattgagctcttactgccctgtcccccacggggctgacactctcaatccccattttacagatgatgatagtatttgttaggcacttactatgtgcccagcattgttctaagagctggggtagatgcaaggtaatcaggttgtcccacgtggggctcacagacttgatctccattttactgatgaggtaactgaggcccagagaagtgaagtgacttgcccaagtcacacagctcttaagtggcagagccgggatt
Proteins encoded in this region:
- the GREM2 gene encoding gremlin-2 produces the protein MTWRLRLTLTLAVVLLRASEARKSRPAGAIPSPYKDGGGGGGGGGGNNSERWQHQVKEVLASSQEALVVTERKYLKSDWCKTQPLRQTVSEEGCRSRTVLNRFCYGQCNSFYIPRHVKKEEESFQSCAFCKPQRLASVLVELECPGLDPPFRLKKIQKVKQCRCISVNLSDSDKQ